Proteins encoded in a region of the uncultured Paludibaculum sp. genome:
- the ispE gene encoding 4-(cytidine 5'-diphospho)-2-C-methyl-D-erythritol kinase, with product MSARIAKVRAYAKVNLSLKVLYKRTDGFHELRTVFQTIGLHDTIEFEFTPGKTTSVELEDALAIENNLVTRAARLFFERRKVRGQLRMRLKKQVPMGGGLGGGSSDAAAVLLALPALTGRNTNLPDLMEMGAGLGSDVPFFLVGGAALGLGRGEELYPLPEPKPQPMIVLAPPIHVSTPEAFKALGRPTLTSPSEFPKLNTFQSFVWQAYLASDAENDFEVAVFQLHPELRRWRRKLERLGAHVARLSGSGAALFGVFPNQAKLQGALPQFHTEPLKVFSTTMLTRVQYRARLWRSVREHAIENTWPPQSRYA from the coding sequence GTGTCCGCAAGAATCGCCAAGGTCCGCGCGTATGCCAAGGTGAACCTCAGCCTGAAGGTGCTTTACAAGCGCACGGACGGCTTCCACGAACTACGCACGGTCTTTCAGACCATCGGACTGCACGACACCATTGAATTTGAGTTCACTCCCGGCAAAACTACGTCTGTAGAGCTGGAGGACGCGCTGGCCATCGAGAACAATCTCGTGACGCGCGCGGCCCGGCTGTTCTTCGAGCGGCGCAAGGTGCGTGGGCAGTTGCGCATGCGGCTGAAGAAGCAGGTGCCCATGGGGGGCGGCCTGGGGGGCGGCTCGAGCGATGCGGCGGCCGTGCTGCTGGCGCTGCCAGCCCTGACCGGCAGGAACACGAACCTGCCTGATTTGATGGAGATGGGCGCCGGATTGGGCAGCGATGTCCCGTTTTTCCTGGTCGGCGGAGCGGCCTTGGGCCTGGGGCGCGGCGAAGAGTTATACCCCCTGCCGGAGCCGAAACCCCAGCCGATGATCGTGCTGGCGCCGCCCATTCATGTGTCGACTCCGGAGGCCTTCAAAGCCCTGGGGCGCCCGACGTTGACTTCGCCGTCTGAGTTCCCTAAACTAAATACTTTCCAGTCGTTTGTCTGGCAGGCGTATCTTGCGTCTGACGCGGAGAACGATTTCGAGGTAGCTGTCTTTCAGCTTCATCCGGAGTTGAGACGATGGCGGAGAAAACTCGAACGGCTTGGGGCTCATGTTGCACGGCTCTCCGGCAGCGGGGCAGCACTCTTCGGGGTGTTTCCAAACCAGGCCAAGCTTCAGGGAGCCCTTCCGCAGTTTCACACGGAGCCTCTCAAGGTTTTCTCAACAACAATGTTGACGCGCGTGCAGTATCGCGCGCGTTTGTGGCGTAGTGTGCGAGAACACGCAATAGAAAATACATGGCCGCCCCAAAGCCGGTACGCGTAA
- a CDS encoding adenine phosphoribosyltransferase produces the protein MTDLKSLIREVPDFPKPGINFYDITTLLKDPEGWKATIDALKARYEGVQVDVVVGIEARGFFFAPAIAYALGAGFVPVRKPGKLPAATETVEYALEYGTDKLQVHKDAIQPGMRVLIIDDVLATGGTASAVAELIERMGGQVLSLGFLIELDFLHGRTKLEGREVYSVLHY, from the coding sequence ATGACCGATTTGAAGTCACTCATCCGCGAAGTGCCGGACTTCCCGAAGCCGGGTATCAACTTCTATGACATCACCACCCTGCTCAAAGACCCGGAGGGCTGGAAAGCGACCATCGACGCGCTGAAGGCGCGCTACGAGGGCGTCCAGGTCGATGTGGTGGTGGGCATCGAGGCACGCGGGTTCTTCTTCGCCCCGGCGATTGCTTACGCCTTGGGCGCCGGGTTCGTTCCGGTTCGTAAGCCGGGCAAGCTGCCGGCCGCGACGGAAACGGTGGAGTACGCCCTGGAGTACGGAACGGACAAGCTCCAGGTGCATAAGGATGCGATCCAGCCGGGGATGCGTGTGCTGATTATCGACGACGTGTTGGCCACGGGCGGTACCGCATCCGCGGTGGCTGAACTCATCGAACGCATGGGCGGGCAGGTGCTGAGCCTGGGCTTCCTCATCGAGCTCGACTTCCTGCACGGACGAACAAAGCTCGAGGGCAGGGAAGTCTACTCGGTCCTGCACTACTAA
- a CDS encoding acylphosphatase, translated as MVSKIDRQGPGRVSRLYVIKGRVQGVGYRYFAQTAAAEFHITGWVRNRDDGAVETYATGTPEQLAAYSGRLRMGPRFGEVRSVEEIEAPLLQSDGFSIKH; from the coding sequence ATGGTAAGCAAGATCGACCGACAGGGGCCGGGACGGGTTTCCCGCCTCTACGTAATCAAGGGCCGGGTGCAGGGCGTCGGCTATCGCTATTTCGCCCAGACGGCGGCGGCGGAGTTTCACATCACCGGATGGGTGCGGAATCGGGATGACGGCGCGGTGGAGACCTACGCCACCGGGACCCCGGAGCAGTTGGCGGCCTATAGCGGCCGGCTGCGGATGGGGCCGCGATTTGGCGAAGTGCGCAGCGTCGAGGAGATCGAAGCGCCTCTGCTACAATCGGATGGGTTTTCCATCAAACACTAG
- a CDS encoding ribose-phosphate pyrophosphokinase yields the protein MRSERLKILAGNSNPALATALCAELGTVLGGARVKTFSDGEIWVQIEENVRGNDVFVVQSTCTPADRHLLELILMIDALKRASADRITAVLPYYGYARQDRKDRSRVPISAKVVASMLERAGADRVLSLDLHAAQIQGFFDIPVDHLFAAPVMIDHFRANGDLDRLTVVSPDAGGVERARAIAKRLEVPLAIIDKRREQPNEADVMHIIGDVEDRDCLIIDDLIDTAGTLVKGTKALIERGGAASVSACATHAVLSGPAVENITNSPLKEVVFSDSIPLRPEAAACGKIRVLSVAGLLARAIQSIHEETSVSSLFV from the coding sequence ATGAGATCTGAGAGACTGAAAATTCTAGCCGGGAATTCGAATCCGGCGCTGGCCACCGCGCTGTGCGCGGAACTCGGGACAGTGCTGGGCGGAGCCCGGGTGAAGACGTTCTCCGACGGGGAAATCTGGGTTCAGATCGAGGAGAACGTGCGCGGCAACGACGTCTTCGTGGTGCAATCCACGTGTACGCCGGCCGACCGCCATCTGCTGGAACTGATCCTGATGATCGACGCGCTGAAGCGCGCCTCCGCGGATCGCATCACCGCCGTGCTGCCCTACTACGGGTACGCCCGGCAGGATCGGAAGGACCGCTCGAGGGTGCCGATCTCGGCCAAGGTCGTGGCCAGCATGCTGGAACGAGCCGGGGCCGACCGGGTGCTGTCGCTCGACCTGCACGCCGCCCAGATCCAGGGGTTCTTCGATATTCCGGTCGACCATCTGTTCGCCGCACCGGTGATGATCGATCACTTCCGTGCCAATGGCGACCTGGACCGCCTCACCGTGGTCTCGCCCGATGCCGGCGGCGTGGAACGCGCCCGGGCCATTGCCAAGCGTCTGGAAGTGCCGCTGGCCATCATCGACAAGCGCCGCGAGCAGCCCAACGAGGCCGATGTGATGCACATCATCGGCGACGTCGAGGACCGTGATTGCCTGATTATTGACGATCTCATCGATACGGCCGGGACGCTCGTCAAGGGCACCAAGGCTTTGATCGAGCGAGGCGGGGCCGCCAGTGTTTCGGCCTGTGCCACGCACGCCGTGCTCTCCGGGCCGGCTGTGGAGAACATCACGAATTCTCCCCTGAAGGAAGTCGTTTTTTCGGACTCCATTCCCTTGCGTCCGGAGGCCGCCGCGTGCGGCAAGATCCGGGTGCTCTCGGTGGCCGGCCTGTTGGCCCGCGCCATCCAGAGCATTCACGAGGAAACGTCCGTCAGTTCGTTGTTTGTCTGA
- a CDS encoding adenosine-specific kinase, with protein MELKSVRLSIPEDGNIILGQSHFIKTVEDLYEAIVNTVPQMKFGLAFCEASGACLIRADGNDEALKTLAIQNAQAVAAGHTFVICMREGYPINLLTRIKDVPEVVGLFCATANEVEVIVAESEQGRGVLGVIDGEPPKGVEGPADIEWRHGLLRKIGYKR; from the coding sequence ATGGAACTGAAATCGGTCCGTCTGAGCATTCCCGAAGACGGCAACATCATCCTGGGTCAGAGCCACTTCATCAAGACCGTGGAAGACCTGTACGAAGCCATCGTCAACACGGTGCCGCAGATGAAGTTCGGCCTCGCCTTCTGCGAGGCGTCGGGCGCGTGTTTGATCCGGGCCGACGGCAATGACGAGGCTTTGAAGACGCTAGCCATCCAGAACGCCCAGGCCGTGGCGGCCGGACACACGTTCGTCATCTGCATGCGCGAGGGCTACCCCATCAACCTGCTGACCCGCATCAAGGATGTGCCCGAGGTGGTGGGTTTGTTTTGCGCGACGGCGAACGAGGTGGAAGTGATCGTGGCCGAATCGGAGCAGGGACGCGGCGTGCTGGGCGTTATCGACGGCGAGCCGCCCAAGGGCGTGGAAGGTCCGGCCGATATCGAATGGCGGCATGGGTTGTTGCGCAAGATCGGCTACAAGCGCTAG